The Pseudodesulfovibrio sediminis genome includes the window CGAAAATTTCAGGTTCGGGATAGCCGATGGTGTGGAGCACGGTACCCGGCTCCCAGTCGCAGTCTTCCGGCAGGTCGACCACGCACTTCATACCCACGGCCCATTCGCGCTGATGGTTGCCCTCGGGCAGACCGAGTTCGCGGTCCAGATGCTGGCCCACTGGACCAACAGGACCATCCGCCACAACAGTGAGTGCGGCTTTCATATCCATGCCGGGCATGAAACCGGCACCGGGAGTGCCGTCTTTCTCTACACCCTGATCAACCATGCGCACGCCCTTGACGGCCTCGCCCTCCATGAGCGGTTCGGCAACCGGCGAGCCGGGCCAGATCTGCGCCATGCCGGTGCCCATCAGGTTGCCGCCAACCCACTGGTTGAGCTGGCCGATGGAAAAGATCATGCCGGGGTGTTTTTCGAGAAAAGCGGGGACATAGGGCAGTTCGTAGGCGTCATCCTCCATCCACTTGCCAAGAACGGTATCCGCCAGCTTGAACAGGCCGGGACGACGGCTGGCGCCGACCGGGTCCTTGAGAAACAGGATTTTCTCGTTGGTGACTTCGTGCGCCATGGGAATCTGGGAAAGATCGAGATCAGGGAAGCTGGCCTTGATGGCCCGGCCCTTGGTGACCACACCGGAAACACCAAAACCGATGTCATCGGCCCGCTCATAGCAAATGACCTGCGGGGGCATGCCCGGCATGGCCTTGCTCTCGGCCACAGGAGTGCCGTCCTCATTCATCAGGCCGCGGGTCAAGGTGGTCAGAAAGCCACCGGCAGCCGGTCCGAAACCGACACAGACGATATCGGTTTCCATCTCAGCGCGGGGAGTCTCGTCACTCATTATTGCCTCCGGGGATGGTAATACTCTCGGGAAATATGAAAAACGGGGAAGGAACGCTGTTCCTCCCCCGCATGGAATTGTTAACCAATGGGGTAATCCAGGGCCTCGGGGATCATGACATCCGCCATGGCCTTGCCTGCGCGATCCTTGGCCAGGCGGGAACCGGACATACACATGTCGATGGTCGCCTTGAGTTCGCGGAAACGGATGAGGTCTTCACGGGAACACTTGGACTGATCGCCGAGCGTACCGTCAGGAGCGCATTCGTCATTGGACTTGGACTCCGGCTCGCACTTCTCTGCAATGCCGCCATCCGGGGTCGGGCACATGCACAGGTTGTAACCATAGACCAGTTCGGTACAGATACGGGCCACTTCACCGGCAGCGCGGGCAGCCTGGACATGACACATGTCTTTGTAGAATCCGGTCAGGTCGTCGAGACCTTCGGCCAGCGTCGGAGACATGGGACCTTTCTCAATAAGCTCCATGACATCAGTGGCCAGGAAGTACGGTCCGAGCAGCCAACCCAGCGCATCGGCCATGGGGAAGGTCACGCCCTGCCGCTTGTTGTGATACAGCTTGCGGCCGTCGTCGTCCTTGGCGGTCTGGAGATGGCCGAGCGTCCACTGCCACAGCTCCATGGCCGCAGCGAGGACATAGCCGCCGAGACCGGGCACGTTCTTGCCCGCAGCACGCATCTGGCTGACCCAGTTGTCCATGATGTGCTGGAACACGTCACTGGTCATGGTCATGGTCAGATGACGACGCTGTACCGCTTCGGGGCCTTCATACGTGGCCTCAAGCTGGCAGTCGCTCCACTTCTGCATGAGGAAACCGGGGCAGTCTTCGGTGATGCCGTATCCGCCGACCAAAGCCACGGCTTCGCGCATCTTGTTGGCGCCTTCACCGGTGTTCCAGAGTTTCACGCCCGGATTGAGGACGCCGGCAAGGGCTTCCATGTAGGCGTATTTGGTCAGGGTGTCCGCATCCAGCTCCGCAAAGCGGGCCTGATCGCGCTGGGCTTCAGGGGTGTGCACGAGGTCGATGTATTCGCAGACCTGATCCTTGAGCTTGCGCAGGACGCCCATCTGCTTGCGCACAGAGGTCACGCCTTCTGCTTCGAAATGGGCTTCCTTGGCCTTTTCGATGGGATCGAACTGATCAGCCAGACGGGCAGCGGCAAAGGCCAGGGAGCACCCTGCTTCACCAGAGGCCCAGACATCAATAAGGCGCTGGAGTGCGTCTTCGTTGATCTGGAGTCCCTTGTCAAAACGGGGGGATCCTTCCTTGGCAGCGTCGCCGCCGCGGAAACGATTGCGATGGTATCTGACGACAGGCTCCACGGCCGAGAGCAGCTTGGCAGAGGTCATCAGGCCGACCGGGATACGGGTACGGTGGAAGACCGCGCCGATAATCTCGGAATGATTGTATTTGGGAACAATGACACCGTCGACCACGTCGTATCCGCCAATAATGCGAGAAGCGGGAACCTTGAGGTTCAACACGGGGTCGCGGGTGGAGGAAAGCTGGTGCACCATCTTGAGCGTGGGGGCTCCACGGTCAAACGTGCCTTCGTCGCCTTCTTCAAGGATGATCATGAACGTGCCCTTGATGCGATCGTCATTGGATTCGACGGCAGCAGTCACGAAGTTGGCAAAGTCCATGTTGGTGATGAAACGGCCACGCTTGTCGACCTGGAGCATGGGCTCGTCGCCTTCATTCCAGTCGGCCACGGTGGCCTTGCCGCACAGCACGCCGGTGTCCACGCCGATATACGGCAACGGTTCGGTCAATGCGAAAGCGCCACGCCAGATTTCGCGGTCATCACCGGGCTGGGGCGGCACACATTTGGACATATATTTGTCACGCTGCTCGGTGGTGCCCTTCTCGTGAATGGGTGCCAGCGCCAGGCAGGAAGCCAAAGAACTGGTGGCGGCACCGGCATCAACCCAGGCCAGCTCGAACGCGACCAGAGCCAGTGCGAGATTCTTGGGACCTTCGATAAAACCACCCTGATGGGGGTCCATGAAGAGCGCGGTCAGACCTGACTGGTCAAAAGCGGTCAGGAGTTCGCCTTTCTGCTCAGTCCATTCATGCGTATTGCGAGCGCCTTCGGCCACCAGTTTTGCAACCGTGGACCGGGCTATGGAACGCGCGGACTGGACCGAC containing:
- a CDS encoding acyl-CoA dehydrogenase family protein, which encodes MYTLRTLPGDDVRQIMWRFAERFDLQMSVQSARSIARSTVAKLVAEGARNTHEWTEQKGELLTAFDQSGLTALFMDPHQGGFIEGPKNLALALVAFELAWVDAGAATSSLASCLALAPIHEKGTTEQRDKYMSKCVPPQPGDDREIWRGAFALTEPLPYIGVDTGVLCGKATVADWNEGDEPMLQVDKRGRFITNMDFANFVTAAVESNDDRIKGTFMIILEEGDEGTFDRGAPTLKMVHQLSSTRDPVLNLKVPASRIIGGYDVVDGVIVPKYNHSEIIGAVFHRTRIPVGLMTSAKLLSAVEPVVRYHRNRFRGGDAAKEGSPRFDKGLQINEDALQRLIDVWASGEAGCSLAFAAARLADQFDPIEKAKEAHFEAEGVTSVRKQMGVLRKLKDQVCEYIDLVHTPEAQRDQARFAELDADTLTKYAYMEALAGVLNPGVKLWNTGEGANKMREAVALVGGYGITEDCPGFLMQKWSDCQLEATYEGPEAVQRRHLTMTMTSDVFQHIMDNWVSQMRAAGKNVPGLGGYVLAAAMELWQWTLGHLQTAKDDDGRKLYHNKRQGVTFPMADALGWLLGPYFLATDVMELIEKGPMSPTLAEGLDDLTGFYKDMCHVQAARAAGEVARICTELVYGYNLCMCPTPDGGIAEKCEPESKSNDECAPDGTLGDQSKCSREDLIRFRELKATIDMCMSGSRLAKDRAGKAMADVMIPEALDYPIG